TTCACATTTCTAAAGCGTCTCAAGTCTAGTCTTGAAGGCCACATGATGGATGGACAGTCTTTATCTAGCtaaaacgttagctagctagctggaacTGCTACACACATCCAAACTAGCGCCTGTAAAGTTGTTGATTAGCAAGCTATGTAAAGTGTCAACAAGCAGTAGAAACAAAAACAAAGCCGTTCCCCGCCCCAGTTTCGATAACAAAAACTGAGGGATGGGTCTAGATAAATGTAACCATTCTCAAATGCACAGACAGCTATGAATGCAAGGACTGACGATCCATGATGATATCAAAATGATCGTTTTGGCATTGTTTTGGGGCTACATGActatttgtttacaaacattgtagTAAAAAAGCTTATTTTGAGTTATGATGGGGAACGAAagttaaactaagctcatgaggcatttccaAGTTATGTTCTGCAGGAATCAAcgggtacatatcattaatttatgTCGAAAGATGGATGTAACAACTGCTGATTGCtccttttaatgtccaaacaaaTGCCCTTAAGTAGTCTGCACTGTAGCTAGATAGATAATTATGTTATGTTCAAATGGCTACATAAAATGGTGTGGAAACTTGACGTGAGGCCTGGGGGGGATATGCTCAGTAGTTTATTTCATGCATGGGTTGACCTTCAGTCTAAGGCACCTATTTACCACTAGTTGAAAGCAAATAATCTTCTAGCAGAAATGTATAAACAACTAGAGCACCTAATGGAACATTTATTGTTGTCATTCAGCTCAGTATGTAACTAATGATTAAAATAATATAGCTACTAACTACAGTAAATATGTTGTTAAAATGAAAATTGTATGAGGATTAACTTGCAAAAGTTATCCTCAGTCTACCTAAATCTCATTGCCTTGCTGTTTCAGGCCCACCCTTCGGTGCGGATCAGGGGCACAGAGCACACCTACAACCCAGTGTTGTGTCAGGACGACAACTGCTCAGGCAAGGACAAGGGCACTCATATGCACTGTCCTCTCTGCACTGTGGTCGAGGCCTATCATGACCCTCTTATCCTACGGGCTCATTACCGCATTAAACATGTTGACAAGGGCATCGACTTTGCTGGTGAGAGGCTTTTCAACACGTATACATAAAAGTACACATCAGATGCTAGATTCAGTTGTAGTGTGACTTTGCCAAAAGGTTTCAGTGAGAGATCTTTCACTCAAATCAGTTAAATGTTTAAAGAAATAATCCTCTAGAATAAAAAGaaacgaggtgctggctagcagagtgtaaaacttgaaaataaaagagagccgcacactctaggagctcagatgcaaacatttaattaccaacgtttcgacagccaagctgtttTCATCAGGCGGGCTCTTTTATTGATTGCTGGAAAATACATGGGACATACAACTTTACAGCAAGCTTTTTGTCTTCCCTTCAGGCCTAAAAGTGCTTCGATGCTGCAACCACTGTGAGATCGTGGGCACCATCAAAGGGGAGAAGAGGTTCAAGGGGGCACACTGGCACTGCTACCGCTGCCGAAACGGCTTCAACCGCCGAGACGAGGCCATCAAACACTATAAGACCCACTTCCGGAACCCCCACACCACCTTCCAGATACAGGTCACACAGGTACTACCACCAAACTACTGTCATAGAACATACATTCACCATTGAACACTGTGAGTATGAAGAGTAAACAGACAGGGCACTTATTCTCCATATATACAAAaatagagtaggagtgctgatctaggatgaATTTTAGCCTTTTAAATCATAGTCAATAAGAGTCCTGAATTCTAATACTTGATTAGCTCGCCCACTCTGAGAATCTTTGTGATTGCTGACCAAGACAGATCTCTCACAATCCCTTCCTTGTGCATTCAGGAGGTGAACAGCCGACAGTATTATGACCAGAGTCCGGAGGCCCACCCTAAAGCCTATGGAGGGCTGGAAGTGTGTACGGGCTCTGGGGTGGAGGGCGGAGACATGGGGACTATCATGGCGCAGCCAATCCTCAACACAGCCAACACGGAGACTCTGCTCACTGTGGAACCCAAGGTTTCATATATGTCTCATGATTTGTGGTGGGTAAATGTGGATAGTAGGGATGTAACAATTCACCGATACGCATCTGTCCCACATTCAAATGTTTAAGTTATTAGTGCATAGGTTCTAGGACCCCAAACCGTTCCAAATGTAGCACGCATCGGTCAGAAAATCTATTAAAACGTTACAAATCGCTGGTTCACAAAAATGTTGGGCCTCAAATTACTTTCTACCTTCCAAAAATACCTAATCTTTTGTGACAACTGTGTCCTCTCCTTCAGTGTCGAGCTAATAAGCATGTCATTAATCTACAAGTATTTTTGCATGCCGAACAACCCCAGGCAATATTAGTAGCCTAGTCAAATTGTGTGCTGCTTCGTGCGCTGACAAACCAGAGGTAGACCTATTGCTGATTAATGCACATCACCTTCAGCATTCAAATGTTTGCATTGTCAAATGTGCTGTTAAATTGTTTTACCGGAATAAAAGTATCCTAAGCTACTACCAGAGAGACAGCTCTCATCTGGCTATACATGCTGAATGGGGCTTACATTGGATTAATTTAGATTTCAGGTTCACCATCAGCAAACATTTTACTTGAAACAGTGTATATGTTACTTTTTAGATGTAAAGTTGATCATTTCAATACGAGGACAACAATCACTTTTGCTACCCGCACGCACTGCATGGGCGAAGCAAGAGAAGCTCACTCAGTCTGTCAACTTGTAAATGGTCTAAACCATTCGATTATGAGACGGGTGAAATCCAAAGTTGTGCTATATATTCGTTGGCTATGTCATAGCATAATTGTGTAGGTGTAAATATTGATAAATTAAAACTCAACTTTTAATCTGCAAAAGTTATTAATGAATTAGTGAGAGATGGTGATTTCAGATCAGGTGTGGGGGGACACAGATCAAGCTCATGTGCACCATCAGCAGCAGATTTTAATTTAGAAATTAAAATGAATGTGTTTTTGCAACATATCAGTGCATAGAATTTTAGCGCATCAAACCGAATCATTTCAAACTaaaacgtatcgttcctgtatcagCGTCTATCTATAAAATTGTCTTGAAAGGGATAGATGCACATCCCAAGTAGAGAGGGTTGTGGTGGGTTGAtattgtgtatgtgtatatgtcaTGTTGTATTGTGTGATCTGTACGACATGCCTTGTTGCTTGTGCTATCAAAGTTTATATCTGGGTCGCTGAATCTTCTATAGCGGTAGTGACACCAGTGTTAAAAAGGttcatctcaaggccatcacagGAGGTGCATATGTCAAGTAACTTGTGTCTGGTCATTGTATGGTGATTGGTGCCTGCTCTGGTTGAAGGACAGCAGCGTGAACAACGGGATCCTAGTGGCGGCCGAAGAGGAGGTGGGGCCTTCCCAGCATACCCTGGACCAAACCCAGACGCTGGTTCTCATGGACCCAGATGGACAGGGAGGCAACCTGATTTACGAGGAGGCGGCCAGTATTATCTCTGAACAGGTGTCTCCATTGAGTTATCTTGCTAATACTGTGCTTTAGTAAGTTCTCACATCCAATGTTTTTCTTACCAATATTAATTACAACCCTCATCAGTCTACATACTTTTATGCAAGCAGCCTGCATGCCCTAATGCTAACCTCTGTTACCCCTCTACCCACTCATGTCATGATACTAACCTTGGTGTACCTGTGGTTGTCTATTCCAGGGCGGGGAGAGTCTGGAGCAGGCCCTACATATAGAGAAGCATCTGCTGGAGCTCCACCAGCAAAATGTGACCTTGCGGCAGGAGAAGGACGCCATGGAGAAGAGGCTAAGGGCAGAGATCCACAGACTTAACGAACAGGTACACTAACAGCAGACTTGTGAGCTGAGATACAGACTCAAAGACCAAGTACACTGACCAGCACACAGTATGTAACCTCCAAAGAAAGGTTGTCAAAACAAGATAGCTTTTTTGTGTAGGCTAGGATGCTTTGTATGGTGAACTTTGTGTGAAGGATAGATATTAGATCATTTTTAACATGTTTAGTGGCAGCAGGGGAGGCAAGGCAAGGAGACCGAGGGCAGAGATACAGCATCTCAAAGACCACCAGGTACAAAAAAAACTTAACGTGATGTCTTTTTGTGAAAGATAAACTTATTTGTATGATGAACTTGTCATCATTTGTGTCTGTGTGAAGAATAGATGTGTTCATTTTTAACATGTTTAGTGGCAGGAGAGGCCGAttggagaggtggatggaggtagagatgccGAGATTCTTTGACCTCGTTCAGGAACAGGTATTTTTGGCACCCAGAAGCAAACCTTGCGTGTGCGTGCACTGGCTGGCCAGAGACCTGAGGGTAGACACTGACAGAAGGCTGAAGGCAGAGATGCTTACAATTATAGACTCCAGGCACACAATGTTAGTAAATGGCAAAACACCCATGGTTTTCAACACTCCCCCTTTCCTGGCTTTGCACTGATGTTTACGAGTGTTTAACTGGGGCAAAAAGTGTGGAAATTAAGAGTTGTGAGTCACTCAATAAATGCAGCAAAACACTCGTGTGAAAGATGGATTTCAAAATCGTTATAGCCAGAATCATTCAGCAATTGACCAGGGAAAGGATACGCAATCTCGATCAGCAGGCACACTGACCACGGTATGGAGCAGCAGACATGGTTAACTTATCAGGATAACTTTAATTGTTTTGGCGGAGGAAACTGATTTGTATGTGGATCTTCTAAAAATGTCTATTTGTGTGAAGGATAGATGGGAGTTAAAGCACTTACCTTATGTCTCTTCTAGTAAGTCCTCCACCTTTTCTGTGTTTGACATTCTTGGTGGAATGGAAAACAGACCATTCTGATATGGCCATGTTGTCTCCCCTGTCCTGAGGTGCCCCCAGGTGGCCAGTGTGGTGCAGGCCAACATCAAGATGTTTGAGGAGCTAAAGCTATACCGCTCTGCAGAGAACAGCCAGCAGAGAATCGATCAGCTGGTGAGTGGATGCCTGTAACTGCTACTGTAGTGATGATCCTAAGTGATTGTTAAATGGGGGTTAGAActgaattttttttttcaattttttcgttctgaacagaaccccccccccccccaaaaaaaaaatttgttctgttcctctgttccgaCCAGCAAAATAAACCAAAAAAGTACAGTTTTATATCATTCCCTTTTCAACCTatgaaatcattttttttttaatatttaGCTCATTAAATTACATCACCGATCAGTGCGGATAGAGCAGGCAAGCTAGTTGTTTACATGCATGATGGACAGACTAGTGTAGCCTATGGCACACGATGCAACTGAAATGTTGCGGTTGGGGAGAGATCGAGAGTGGGTTAAGGAGGAGGCTTAAAGTGCTGGGCATCTTATCACATGCATTATCTGACTTGGCTCCACATAATTATACTTACTTATACTTCTATGAAGGAACTTTAATGTCCTttgagctagctagcaagctaacaagcttgtgtgtgcagagcggTACCAGAATTAAAGACATGTCTTACCTTTTTGTTGTTAAATACAACGTGATAGGCCTATGGTATCCTTATCTAGCATTGGAAAAGTTAATCCATTCTTTAGCTAATAAAAAAATCATTCTGCCTATCTTCTGAATCACGATTGTAACGTCAGTATAGTAGCCTATGCTCcgtaggggcaggtagcctaaacacatacacactggcaAAGATTCTCAGTttgcaggcagacactggaaaagtttctgagtgacagagtgagggtTTGCATAGgttttttgttgtgtttttttgtgggaCTAGAAAAAATGACTGGAACGTAAAATAATGTTCTTAACcagttcccatgcttttaaaataacagGTCTGTTCCTGAACAGTATGGATCACTTTTGTTTCTGTTCCTTGAAAATGTTCAATATTTTCTGGTTTTCGGTTCTGTTTCtagtagggctgaccccatttagtcaactggttgattgtttggtcgataggctgttggtcgaccgagatttctttagtcgagcagtagcaaaaaaaaaatatagaTCTATCATGGTGTACAAGACACCTGTCTAATTCGTgctgagtggactgatccattgtgggTATGCACAGTCCATCAGTCTAAGACACGtgctactgaaattgtatatggttatattacataagaacaatggtgcaacactaataaaaattatattatttaaaaacaaatgcGCTTTCTCCCTCGTTGGATAGCGGTCGCTGTCCCTGCTTCTGAAACACATTAGTGTGCTGTTGAATTGGCGCCTTTTCCTAgactaaattataggtgggctatgtacaggtgcagtaatctgtgagctgctctgacagttggtgcaaTGCCACGGAGGCATCAGCTGAATGAGGAGATGagaaaacagcccttgccttGTTATCTAAGAAAAGTGTGGAGAGGGGAAGCCCAAACTTAATTAGGTatataatcaatagcctaactgttcaatgtgcctggctttataaaACCGCAATATATCTACAGAAATGAGACCGTGTTTatttaatagcctactgatttCGCCTCAAGCAATGACATGTCAAGTAAGCAATTTCACAATTGGGCTGTTTTTAATCTTTGCTTtactgtaataaaggctttacacTTTTTGTCATTGGAACAGCCTCTGGTATTATTTCAAATTTGTTTACAGTGTTCCAAATTGTCTGAAAAAtagtatttattataataataatgctCCTTTTTCTTGATCTTCTTATTAGAATAATAAATGTCATTAGTAGgcttagtatagcagccttgtataaccaccatTGAGCTGTAGGCCTCAGAGCACATCCTGTTTAGTCTTAATACTGTAACTTAGGCCTGTATGTcaatatataggctactgtatcaatCAACCATTCATTTGTtcatgtcatcacacagcatatgagtcattcatgatttgaaatgcaatcaagcattTTAGTTTTAAAATAAAGCGAGCCCTGAATAAT
The sequence above is drawn from the Oncorhynchus gorbuscha isolate QuinsamMale2020 ecotype Even-year linkage group LG11, OgorEven_v1.0, whole genome shotgun sequence genome and encodes:
- the zgc:193801 gene encoding uncharacterized protein zgc:193801 isoform X1; translated protein: MSAFIAHPSVRIRGTEHTYNPVLCQDDNCSGKDKGTHMHCPLCTVVEAYHDPLILRAHYRIKHVDKGIDFAGLKVLRCCNHCEIVGTIKGEKRFKGAHWHCYRCRNGFNRRDEAIKHYKTHFRNPHTTFQIQVTQEVNSRQYYDQSPEAHPKAYGGLEVCTGSGVEGGDMGTIMAQPILNTANTETLLTVEPKVSYMSHDLCSVNNGILVAAEEEVGPSQHTLDQTQTLVLMDPDGQGGNLIYEEAASIISEQGGESLEQALHIEKHLLELHQQNVTLRQEKDAMEKRLRAEIHRLNEQVASVVQANIKMFEELKLYRSAENSQQRIDQLVKSLEMQHRTLIHTQLASLRTELLRQAERTTPVNGHTELTVSLVGEIATHPGEMTLFEEEQTETRIERDEEALTMVVVQMGPDPGDLVPISGDSCFVAGKNEESSVPELNSVDSGAEPFKNATESLEDKEGEEKSSRKRSPKEEPRGESEAKLQRIC
- the zgc:193801 gene encoding uncharacterized protein zgc:193801 isoform X3: MSAFIAHPSVRIRGTEHTYNPVLCQDDNCSGKDKGTHMHCPLCTVVEAYHDPLILRAHYRIKHVDKGIDFAGLKVLRCCNHCEIVGTIKGEKRFKGAHWHCYRCRNGFNRRDEAIKHYKTHFRNPHTTFQIQVTQEVNSRQYYDQSPEAHPKAYGGLEVCTGSGVEGGDMGTIMAQPILNTANTETLLTVEPKDSSVNNGILVAAEEEVGPSQHTLDQTQTLVLMDPDGQGGNLIYEEAASIISEQGGESLEQALHIEKHLLELHQQNVTLRQEKDAMEKRLRAEIHRLNEQVASVVQANIKMFEELKLYRSAENSQQRIDQLVKSLEMQHRTLIHTQLASLRTELLRQAERTTPVNGHTELTVSLVGEIATHPGEMTLFEEEQTETRIERDEEALTMVVVQMGPDPGDLVPISGDSCFVAGKNEESSVPELNSVDSGAEPFKNATESLEDKEGEEKSSRKRSPKEEPRGESEAKLQRIC
- the zgc:193801 gene encoding uncharacterized protein zgc:193801 isoform X2, which encodes MSAFIAHPSVRIRGTEHTYNPVLCQDDNCSGKDKGTHMHCPLCTVVEAYHDPLILRAHYRIKHVDKGIDFAGLKVLRCCNHCEIVGTIKGEKRFKGAHWHCYRCRNGFNRRDEAIKHYKTHFRNPHTTFQIQVTQEVNSRQYYDQSPEAHPKAYGGLEVCTGSGVEGGDMGTIMAQPILNTANTETLLTVEPKVSYMSHDLCVNNGILVAAEEEVGPSQHTLDQTQTLVLMDPDGQGGNLIYEEAASIISEQGGESLEQALHIEKHLLELHQQNVTLRQEKDAMEKRLRAEIHRLNEQVASVVQANIKMFEELKLYRSAENSQQRIDQLVKSLEMQHRTLIHTQLASLRTELLRQAERTTPVNGHTELTVSLVGEIATHPGEMTLFEEEQTETRIERDEEALTMVVVQMGPDPGDLVPISGDSCFVAGKNEESSVPELNSVDSGAEPFKNATESLEDKEGEEKSSRKRSPKEEPRGESEAKLQRIC
- the zgc:193801 gene encoding uncharacterized protein zgc:193801 isoform X4 — protein: MHCPLCTVVEAYHDPLILRAHYRIKHVDKGIDFAGLKVLRCCNHCEIVGTIKGEKRFKGAHWHCYRCRNGFNRRDEAIKHYKTHFRNPHTTFQIQVTQEVNSRQYYDQSPEAHPKAYGGLEVCTGSGVEGGDMGTIMAQPILNTANTETLLTVEPKVSYMSHDLCSVNNGILVAAEEEVGPSQHTLDQTQTLVLMDPDGQGGNLIYEEAASIISEQGGESLEQALHIEKHLLELHQQNVTLRQEKDAMEKRLRAEIHRLNEQVASVVQANIKMFEELKLYRSAENSQQRIDQLVKSLEMQHRTLIHTQLASLRTELLRQAERTTPVNGHTELTVSLVGEIATHPGEMTLFEEEQTETRIERDEEALTMVVVQMGPDPGDLVPISGDSCFVAGKNEESSVPELNSVDSGAEPFKNATESLEDKEGEEKSSRKRSPKEEPRGESEAKLQRIC